In Crassostrea angulata isolate pt1a10 chromosome 6, ASM2561291v2, whole genome shotgun sequence, a genomic segment contains:
- the LOC128188474 gene encoding uncharacterized protein LOC128188474 isoform X2, whose translation MNQSRLKNLITFFIIIVTVAIIFTVFFERIFQRKNVPFLNLIRREPDRKLLPKYVNFSSSTLQWTMKQGQNLTIVTSFWDIGSFQKGDHHIFSPSMYEEWAKVYGFLLNPLIIFTDSKHFKNLMSELRHDRQGFTKVIYMKKRKLWPFQLLMDIKSVFDQPDYPKYHPNTVLAEYSAIQHAKYAAVGDAIRSNIFESEYYAWLDIGYFRDIVNDKRYFILTPPENHNKSLLAMNEVYHPNLNLTPEEIFKQNVVWVGGGMFIGTRSVQLAFEELYKKAVLHFLGKKLMNSDQQVIYAMYSMEGTRSLKPNVELQLYSMKDDKSVGTRNPWFYLGFLCRHAVEIESQSVHLLNMTF comes from the exons ATGAACCAATCACGACTAAAGAATTTGATCACTTTCTTCATCATTATAGTAACTGTAGCGATTATATTTACCGTGTTTTTCGAAAGaattttccaaaggaaaaatgtACCTTTTCTAAACTTAATACGG CGTGAACCAGACCGCAAGCTGCTTCCAAAATATGTCAACTTTTCCAGCAGTACTCTTCAATGGACAATGAAGCAAGGGCAAAATCTAACGATTGTCACGTCTTTCTGGGATATTGGGTCATTTCAGAAGGGAGATCACCACATTTTTTCGCCATCAATGTACGAAGAATGGGCAAAAGTTTATGGATTTCTTTTAAACCCTTTAATCATCTTCACTGATTCAAAGCACTTTAAAAACTTAATGAGTGAATTAAGACACGACCGACAAGGATTTACAAAAGTTATATAtatgaagaaaagaaaattatggCCTTTTCAGCTGTTGATGGATATTAAATCGGTGTTTGATCAACCGGATTATCCCAAGTACCATCCAAATACAGTTCTAGCAGAGTATTCTGCTATCCAGCACGCAAAATATGCTGCAGTGGGTGATGCTATTCGTTCAAATATATTTGAAAGTGAATATTATGCATGGTTAGATATTGGTTATTTCCGGGAtattgttaatgataaaagatattttatattaactCCTCCCGAAAACCACAATAAAAGTTTACTTGCAATGAATGAAGTGTATCATCCAAATCTGAATTTGACCCCAgaagaaatatttaaacagAATGTAGTTTGGGTAGGCGGAGGAATGTTTATAGGAACCAGGAGTGTGCAATTAGCGTTTGAAGAGTTATACAAAAAGGcggttttacattttttgggaaaaaaactAATGAACTCGGATCAGCAGGTAATATATGCAATGTATTCTATGGAGGGAACGAGATCACTGAAACCAAACGTTGAGCTGCAATTATACAGTATGAAAGATGACAAAAGTGTAGGAACTAGAAATCCGTGGTTTTATTTAGGTTTTCTTTGTAGACATGCTGTGGAAATTGAATCTCAATCTGTACATTTACTAAATATgactttttaa
- the LOC128188474 gene encoding uncharacterized protein LOC128188474 isoform X1, whose product MPNFFFQNFIMNQSRLKNLITFFIIIVTVAIIFTVFFERIFQRKNVPFLNLIRREPDRKLLPKYVNFSSSTLQWTMKQGQNLTIVTSFWDIGSFQKGDHHIFSPSMYEEWAKVYGFLLNPLIIFTDSKHFKNLMSELRHDRQGFTKVIYMKKRKLWPFQLLMDIKSVFDQPDYPKYHPNTVLAEYSAIQHAKYAAVGDAIRSNIFESEYYAWLDIGYFRDIVNDKRYFILTPPENHNKSLLAMNEVYHPNLNLTPEEIFKQNVVWVGGGMFIGTRSVQLAFEELYKKAVLHFLGKKLMNSDQQVIYAMYSMEGTRSLKPNVELQLYSMKDDKSVGTRNPWFYLGFLCRHAVEIESQSVHLLNMTF is encoded by the exons ATgcctaactttttttttcagaattttatcATGAACCAATCACGACTAAAGAATTTGATCACTTTCTTCATCATTATAGTAACTGTAGCGATTATATTTACCGTGTTTTTCGAAAGaattttccaaaggaaaaatgtACCTTTTCTAAACTTAATACGG CGTGAACCAGACCGCAAGCTGCTTCCAAAATATGTCAACTTTTCCAGCAGTACTCTTCAATGGACAATGAAGCAAGGGCAAAATCTAACGATTGTCACGTCTTTCTGGGATATTGGGTCATTTCAGAAGGGAGATCACCACATTTTTTCGCCATCAATGTACGAAGAATGGGCAAAAGTTTATGGATTTCTTTTAAACCCTTTAATCATCTTCACTGATTCAAAGCACTTTAAAAACTTAATGAGTGAATTAAGACACGACCGACAAGGATTTACAAAAGTTATATAtatgaagaaaagaaaattatggCCTTTTCAGCTGTTGATGGATATTAAATCGGTGTTTGATCAACCGGATTATCCCAAGTACCATCCAAATACAGTTCTAGCAGAGTATTCTGCTATCCAGCACGCAAAATATGCTGCAGTGGGTGATGCTATTCGTTCAAATATATTTGAAAGTGAATATTATGCATGGTTAGATATTGGTTATTTCCGGGAtattgttaatgataaaagatattttatattaactCCTCCCGAAAACCACAATAAAAGTTTACTTGCAATGAATGAAGTGTATCATCCAAATCTGAATTTGACCCCAgaagaaatatttaaacagAATGTAGTTTGGGTAGGCGGAGGAATGTTTATAGGAACCAGGAGTGTGCAATTAGCGTTTGAAGAGTTATACAAAAAGGcggttttacattttttgggaaaaaaactAATGAACTCGGATCAGCAGGTAATATATGCAATGTATTCTATGGAGGGAACGAGATCACTGAAACCAAACGTTGAGCTGCAATTATACAGTATGAAAGATGACAAAAGTGTAGGAACTAGAAATCCGTGGTTTTATTTAGGTTTTCTTTGTAGACATGCTGTGGAAATTGAATCTCAATCTGTACATTTACTAAATATgactttttaa